Part of the Rhinolophus ferrumequinum isolate MPI-CBG mRhiFer1 chromosome 25, mRhiFer1_v1.p, whole genome shotgun sequence genome, TGCTTTGCAGTTTTCAGCATTTTGTTACTGTTGTCTCccctcctgttttctttctctttacatgATTATGTCTTTTTGACCTTTATTCTCATTTCAGTGGGGTTTTATGAGGGAGCAGAAGTCATACGTGCACCCAATTCACAATGTTTAATCAGCAGTCACTTATAGTATTTTGCAGTTATGACAATTTACAAGGCCTCAAAACACCACAGTTCTAGAACCCCAAACCAGGGACTTAATGCAGAGTTCACAGAGGGTTGGCAGTTGAACTTGATGCCAACTGGTCTTTGTCACTGGAAATGCGTAAGCAGGATCTGGAAGGCAGTAAGTTCAAGATATTGCAGAGGGAATTCATGTCAGACGAGTCAAATCTCTAGGGATGATGAGTTTGTTTTCAAGAAATGTCATTTTACAGACATGCGTGAAAAGCTTCTAGTTTTCTTTTGTGGCCTAGTATACCTTTCCTAACTGTGCTCTTTAGTTTAGAaactgtctctcacacacacatactccttTCTCCTCTACCTAGGTGCAACCAAGTACTATGtgtcctccctctttttcttcaaattgtcCTCTAACATACAAAGCACCCCTGGTTCAGAGAAGCTGTAGTCAAGTAGTCAATGAAGAAATAAGCACCAAAACCAGACTGCCGAGTTTCAAATCCCATTCACTCACCTACTAGATGTGAAACCCTGTAGGTTACTTAGTATTTTTACACGTCAGttgctttttctgtaaaatagagatactaacagagtacctacctcatagcagccttgtgaagatcaaatgaaacgATGCATGTTAAGTACCTAACACAAACGTAGCTTTAAAAGGCCTTTACATGTAGAGTTTTCACTGTGACAGAATAGTGGGCCCACCCCGTTAGGTGTGGTGTACaatgaagaaacaaggaaaagccCCTTATCTCAGGCAGCACGTgagaggaggctgggaagggaATGGGATCGGACCTCTTTTCTAGAGGGTCTAAGTTAAGTCAGCAATGTCAGGGATGCTGGCTGGACTTTGAAAGCTAATGGGCTTTGGGTGTCTGGTAATGAGAAcctggagcagagaaagaaaatggaaggctGAGAATAAAGACACTGTCCCCTGGGATGCCACCACCACTGTTGGCCATGCCTTCTGGTTAGCTACCCAGGCTAACGTGCTTGGGCACTGGGGAGCACCCTTGCTCTCCCCatccactccctcccctccctccaacttccttccttcctctctgcctcttgCCTTTCCAGATCAGGAAAGTGGAGACGGGGAGCATGGAGATGCACCATCCCGTCCTGGGCCCTATATTCAGCCAGCTCAGTCAGTAGAGATCCGTAGGTCCTGGGCCGCTGGCAGCTCATTCCCCTTCTGAGGCAGGAGCCCCACTCAGAGCTCTCTCCACAGCTCACTCTCGCCCCACAGGCCCTCCCCTATTCCCTGCTGGCCCTGGCCGTCGTCATGTACCTGCCCGCTCTGCTGTGGCAGTACGCAGCTGTGCCAGCCCTCAGCTCTGACCTGCTCTTCATCATCAGCGAACTGGACAAATCCTACAACCGCTCCATCCGCCTGGTGCAGCACATGGTGAAGATCCGGCAGAAGAGCTCGGACCCCCATGTTTTCTGGGATGAGCTGGAGAAGTGAGTTGTTCCTTCCACTCCTTTCCGGAGGACTCCGTCAAGAATTAAAGTAATATCCGTGCAGAGTAATCTTTAAACTACCCTCTATAACCACCTTTCTCAAGAGTGCAAAGTGCTTAACGTCACATTAACTTGCTAGCATTTCTGTACCGGAAGAAGAGCAAGGACTCTACCCCTAGTTTACAGATGAACACACTGAGTCACAAAGGGATGGAtctctttaaaatactttcatataCCACTGCCCTGCTCAGAAACCTTGAATAGCTCCCCTCATGTCTACAGAAAAATATCCACGTTCtcccaaatatttttccaaggcCCTCTGGCCACACTGTCACCAACTACTTTCTCAAACTTCTTACTATGGGACAGAAATTTTCCACTCTAGCTAGGCAGTCTCCTTTTCTCCGGAACAAGTCATTCATCCATGTCGGCATTCATCAATCGTTTAtgagtaccaggcactgttccgAATGTTTTCGATACGTGTGTCTTTGTTGGGGGGCAGAGATGGGGAGGAACAAAGCTACACCTGTCAACCCACGTGGGGCCTATATCCTACTGAGGGAAGACAACAAATAACACACTAAGTAAATTATATGGCAGAAGAGgtatgaagaaaaaatagtaaagcaGGTAAGCGTGGAGGTGGACAGGAAAGGTTGTGGAGTGCTGcagttatttacatatatatatatattttaaggagggtgccgctcacaggggcccatgcggggatcgaatcagcaacttcggtgtattattagcaccacactctaaccgagctaactggccacccccgaTGGTGCAGTTTTAAACAGGGTGGCCAGGGTGGATAGTTGAACCAAGAGGATAGGTGACCTATttgcaaccatttttttttttttaaagatttttttctaagtctttttttttttttttttaagattttattgaggaaggggaacaggactttattggggaacagtgtgtacttccaggacttttttttttcccccaagtcaagttgttgtcctttcaatcttagttgtggagggtgcagctcagctccaggtccagttgccattgctagttgcaggggacgcagcccagcatcccttgcgggagtcgaactggcagccttgtggttgagagcccacaggcgcaggtgggaatcaaaccggcagcctttggagttaggagcacggacctccaaccgcctgagccactgggccgacccCTGCAACCATATTCTGTCTCGTGTTTGCGCACATACTCTTTCTGGACCCTATCTACCTTCTGGAGGCTGACTCTAGCAATCTTCTCCATGAAGGTTTCTGAACCTTCCAGCCCACACTGCTGTTGTCACTCTCCTAATTTATTACCATGGTTTGTAGTCATCATTTTGACAACAAATCAAGTGCTATTTTTATGTTTGCGTATCTTATCTGCCCCTTCCCCACAAGCCAGACTGGAAGCTTCTTCAGAGCAGAGACTGGCTTACACGTACCTGAACACCACAGTTCCCAACAAATACTTgttagcaaatttatttttataaaagtgaatGAATTGACCTAAAAATCAGAGTATACAGACGAACCAGAATGCGCTTATTTagactcccagtccagtgctaCTTTAATAAGCCTTACTTCAGCTTACAGGTTTAGTCTGCCCTGCTGGGCAGAAATCCAGTGTGaccatttattattcattgatCATTCACTGGACTTACTGCATTGCACTCACTGCTTGGAGAATTAAGATATACTCACACACCTTCTTTTGGGGAGAGAGGTAGTTATGGTCAGAGAAGGGAGATTTTCATGTGAATTGAGAATCCCGTGTTGGATACACACgttgtgtttttttccacatGGCTCTTTCAGTATATGGTTCTAAATGTCCCTCACcttgtctccttccttcccctccccagggctCGGAAAGAACGATACTTTGAATTCCCCTTGCTGGAGCGGTACCTGGCATGTAAGCAGCGCTCACACTCACTAGTGGCCACCTACCTCCTGAGGAACTCCCTCTTGCTCCTCTTTACCTCAGCCACCTACCTGTACCTTGGTCACTTCCACCTGGATGTCTTCTTCCAAAAGGAATTCAGCTGTTCCGTCAAGACAGGGCTGCTCAGCGATGAGCCCCACATCCCCGACCTCATCACGTGCAGGCTGACCTCCCTGTCTGTTTTCCAGATCGTTAGTCTCGCCAGTGTAGCAATATACACCCTACTGGTTCCAGTGATAATCTACAACCTCACACGCCTATGTCGGTGGGACAAAGGACTTCTGTCCATCTACGAGATGCTCCCAGCATTTGACCTCCTCAGCAAGAAGATGCTGGGGTGCCCCATCAATGACCTCAATGTGATCCTTCTTTTCCTCCGAGCCAACATCTCTGAGCTCATCTCTTTCAGCTGGCTAAGTGTCTTATGTGTGTTGAAGGACACCACCACCCAGAAGCACAACATTGACACTGTGGTCGATTTCATGACTTTATTGGCGGGCTTAGAACCCTCAAAACCGAAACACCTCACTCATCGGGTGTGTGACGAAAACCCATAGTGAAGAAATCCTGGAACAAGAAATTTGATGGTAGTAaaaatctctctccttcctcacaAGCCTCACAgactaatatacaaaaatatctgTTTTAGAATTGCTACGCTTGGATTGAGCTGACTCAGACATTCTGTATCATGTTATCCTAAAGGTGAGAAGAGATAATCGACACATGGAAATAAATCTGAAAGTTGGATCTGAAGagtcaaagaactgaaaaattagGTCTAGAGCACATGAGAAGAAAAACCTACAACCAAAATAAAGTCTAGACATTCTATAAGGAAAGAAGGTTCTGAAGGCTATTTATGGAGGCAGGTTCTTCTCACTGTATTTACTTCATGGCCCTTCTAGGATACACACACAGCTTATCCCAGAGAGCAAGTGGGTTAATCTGGTAGGAGAATAAAGACATGGAATCCCTCCAAACCCTCTGGTGGGGCCTGACATCCTAGGAATTTGCCCAGCTTGCTCTGTCGAAGCCATCAACCGTGCTCAGGCCTTCTGTGACCTGCAAAGTGGGCAGGAGGTAATGATGGCAGGAACCTGGAATCTGCTCTTTGGGCTTAAGGACCATGTAGAACAAGTCCAGGGCCGTGCCACAAACATGAGGTGTGCAGATACACCATTTCATCATCTAAATCAGGGACTCCCTTAACCGTGGGCTGGGATTATGGGCTGCGGACTACTTCACAACTCTTAACGGGCCCAGGTATGCTTTTAATACCCCAAGGGAGGTGATACTTCCACTTGCAGCCAATCACCGAAAAGCGACCACTTAAGTGAAGTGTTGTTgagcctcttctctcttctctgactcATCACCCTATCTTAGTCGGTAACTTCCATTCCTGTGCCTGTATTTAAGGAGACCTTGATCTGACTCCAAAGGCCTCGCTCAGCCCACAATACTATGCTGTCTCCCATTTGATAGTTCTTTTCAGAGGTGCACATTGTTACACCCTACTTCATATAGGtaaacagaaaaattatcttGCTCCTGACAAATCTGGGTAAGTTCACCTAAAACAAGCAAAGTGGCAGACAGACATTCATCAATGGCTTCCTATTGTCATTAGGTAAAAGTCTTACTCTTCAGTTGGTACAACCCCCTTCACTATCCAAATACTGTCTACTACTTCCGTCCTCTTGCCTCTCCCCATATGCATCTTTCACTCTATTCAACTACTTGCAGTTTCTAAGTTCACATGATGTTGAGGACAGCATATTCAAAAGCTTATGTCCCCCCTGCCCAAGATGCCCTCCTGTTCTTCACTGGCTGACCACTACCTCTCATTCAGTCAGCCCAGACatatttctttcaagaaatgttCCTTatctcctcccccgcccccaactaGGTGCTACCATATCATCCAATACCTACCTCTGAGATAAAACTTATTACACTGTGTTAATACTGCCCCTTTATTTGCCTGGCTTTCCCTCTTAAATAAGTTTCCTAAACATTCTGCCATACtgagcactaaataaatattctccTGAGCAAATAAGTGACTGCATGAGTTGCTTGGTAATATTACATTGTCTGGAGTGCACAGACTCAGCCTCTAAATAATCCTGTATGGAAAAAGCTTTGTGCGCAAAGATGCACTTTGCAGCAAATGGTGAccaaaaaatcaaattacattgaaaataattatgaaaaattattaggCCATAACTGGAATATTAAGCAGCCATTTAAGATTATGTTTATAAAGAAGTCATAATAATACTGCAAAATgactataccgtgtttccccgaaaataagacctagcgagacaatcagctctaatgtgttttctggagcaaaaattaatataagacccagtattatattatattattatattgtattatattaattatattatattataccaggtcttatgttatataagacccggtgttatagtaagataagaccaggtcttctattaatttttgctccaaaaaatgcattagtgctgatgtctggctaggtcttattttcggggaaacacggtaataatggTAAgtgaacaaaaaggaaacattatatCCGTATGATCTAACCTACATAAAGATGCATGAACATATGCACGAAAACATACATACCAACATGTTAAAAAAGGTTCACTCCATGTGGCagcattatgaatttttaaaatctttgtactacattttctaaatttctaaaatgtgctTGGAATGTTTTACATATTGTAAGGAAATGTTTCTAATGAAgaacaaacaataaacattttaatgcaaatgCCACTGAAATCCACTGGCCAGAGCAGTTTGCAAACTAATGCAAATGATAGCACTTTTCCTACCACTATGTATGACACATGTCTATCAAGAGGACTAATGATAATAAAGTCAGATCACAAAGCCTGCAAGGACAAAATACAGCTGTACAGCAAATAAACCAGGTTGTTAGCAAatatgggatttaaaaaaaaaaaaaaaaatcacccacatCTCTTCCTATCACTCAGAACTATTTTCAGGTTCCAAGATAAAGTTCCAACCTGTAGTATCAAAGACATGAGTTGTGGGTATTTTGTAGGATAAAAACATTGCTGGCAGTTTCCAAAAACAAATCTATATGGCTGCCTTGAGTATGTTTGTGGAAACACATTGGCACCGTGAAAAGTTGCTCTGTTAAAACCCAGCCAGGTGCAAAAAAGGCAGCTTACAAGGTAGATGGACATAAAAGGACTTTCGCAAGCCTTCTCTCTGCGTTAAAACCATTTTGTCAAGACCCTGTCACTAGTTTTACAATTTTCTGAAATGATATACTGGGTCAATTCTAAACCTCTTTTTTTGAACTGTGTTACTATATTAGCGTTAGATTTTTCTCCAGTAATTCAATGAACTTATTAACtatgtattttctataatttcGATATACAACTCTAGAAGTCTAAACTTGTAATATATAACCGTAACTATATTTTGTATCAGTAGTGCCTTACAGTTTAGAACTCTCGTTCACCTTCATTATTCTACAGTATgttgtttttcaaaggaaaattctGTCGCCAGAGGCTCACTCAGCTAGTTAGGGGCACTGCTGGAAGGAGAATGAATACAAGCCTCTGCCTTCCAGAGCGGTGCCCTTACCAACAGTGCATGCTAGAGAACTGTCTACCCTCCTTATGTGATTTTTAGCTGGACTTCCATTATGAAGTTGGagctacataaataaatgtatacgTATAGAAACATATTTTTGTGTGGTTAGCGTGTTATTAAAGCTGTGTGTTCGATCTTGCATCTCCCTCTTAGATTCTAACCGGacagaggctttttttttctattcagcaCTGTAGTCCCGGCTCCTAGTAAAATCACAGCGTCATGGAAACATTTATGTCACCTGCATaagggaaggaaatgaggaaagcaGCGGCAGCAGCACTTGCGTTCGAGCGGGACCGACAGTCCGGGGCGGACTGCGGGCACCGGGAGTGGAAAGCTGGTGGTGACCGCAGTGGGCTAGGGGAGCGCGTGAGCCTCGCGCCGCCACGGTTTCGGGGGCTCCCGCCTCGGCTCACCACCCCACTCCAGCTGAGCACGCCGACGCGGTCACGGTCGCGCACAAGGCTCGCTTCCGGCCGCCGGCCCACCCAGTCTCACCTCCTCTAGGCAGCTGACCTGCGCGGCTGAGACGGACCACGCTCTCGACCCAGAAGTTACGCCAGGCGGCGCCATGACGTAACTTCCGGGCAGACGCGGAAGTGCGGAGAGCCGCTGGGAGCCGGCTCagctgtggggttttttttggccCAGCAGCGCGCCTGGGGAGCGTTCTGGAGAGGTCGGCACCTCAGGGCCCGGTTCGGCCAGCGCAGACCGGACGAGGCCGCCGCCCCGCCGCCCCTCGGCTCGGCGTCGATGCCCGCCGCGCCCGGGAGGCCCCGCAGCGGGGCCGGGCCATGAGCCTGCCCCGCGGCCTTGCTCCATCGCTGCGGGCCCCGCTGCAGTCCGGCAAGACCAGGATGAAAAAGCTCCCGAAGAGGAGCCAGAACGAGAAGTACCGACTCAAGTACCTACGGCTGCGCAAAGCCGCCAAAGCCACGGTGTTTGTGAGTCTGACGCCGCTCGGCCCTTCGCCTCGACACTCAATTCGTGAAATCTTTCCCCAAACCGTCCCCCTTCCCAGAGTGGCAGGACTAATGCGGTGTTAGTTAGCTTTTGCGGGATACATCGCTTCTCGGTTGCCTTATGTCCTTGGACAGATTCCGTAATTTCTGTAATCTTATGTCCCCATCCGCGAATGAGAATAACTACCTTGCAGagctgtgaagattaagtgaggaAAGTAGAGTGCTTGGTACCTAAAAGATGTGCCAATAAGTTTTAGCCATTACCGTTATTCCCGCAGGACTCTTGGAAATGCGATAGAGGCAAGAGAACCCTGAGAATGaggcactatttttaaaatgacagcacTGAAACCCAGAGAGCTAATCAGCTTTAAGGGCACTTGTGTCAGAGCCCTGACTGCAGCTCAGACACCCTGCTTCTAGTTTGTTACTTCCATCCACTTCACAGCCTTTCCCAAACACGCCCTGTACTCATAACTGACCCCTTCCCTAAACAGACACGGAAAGCTTTCAATAATTGATCTCCTCACCTCTTTTGAGCCTCTCGAATGGTACTGCCTTTCTTTTATTATAGAAGCACTGGGTTTATTGGATGAACTGGCTTGCCAGCCACACTTTGTTGTACAATGTTCTGCATCGCGGAAGCTTGCCTCAGTGATGGGAAATAGGGAGTGGAGTCCTCAAAGGC contains:
- the PANX3 gene encoding pannexin-3 encodes the protein MSLAHTAAEYMLSDALLPDRRGPRLKGLRLELPLDRMVKFVAVGSPLLLMSLAFAQEFSSGSPISCFSPSNFSVRQAAYVDSSCWDSLVHHEHNEPGQYKLKSLWPHKALPYSLLALAVVMYLPALLWQYAAVPALSSDLLFIISELDKSYNRSIRLVQHMVKIRQKSSDPHVFWDELEKARKERYFEFPLLERYLACKQRSHSLVATYLLRNSLLLLFTSATYLYLGHFHLDVFFQKEFSCSVKTGLLSDEPHIPDLITCRLTSLSVFQIVSLASVAIYTLLVPVIIYNLTRLCRWDKGLLSIYEMLPAFDLLSKKMLGCPINDLNVILLFLRANISELISFSWLSVLCVLKDTTTQKHNIDTVVDFMTLLAGLEPSKPKHLTHRVCDENP